The sequence GCGGTGTCGGGAGTGCGACCGTGGAGTTGGCGAAGGCCGCCGGGGCGCAGGTGATCGCGGTCGTCGGCGGCGAGCGCAAGGCCGAGGTGGCTCGGTCGCTGGGCGCCGATCTGGTGGTCGACCGCACGATCGACGACTTCGTGGCAGCGACCAAGGAGTTCACCGGTGGTCGCGGTGCCGACGTGATCTTCGATCCGGTCGGTGGTGACACCTACCGCAGGTCGACCAAGTGCATCGCCTGGGAGGGACGGATCCTGATCATCGGCTTCGCCGGTGGGCAGATCCAGGAGGTCGCACTGAATCACGTGTTGATCAAGAACTATTCGATACTCGGTCTGGTCTGGGGCCGCTACCGGCAGCTGGCGCCGGAGACGATCCCTGCCTGCCATGTCGAGTTGAGCCGGCTGGCGGCCGAGGGCAGCATCCACCCGGTGATCGATTCGCGGCTGTCCCTGGCCGAACTGCCGCAGGGACTGATGCGGCTCGCCGCCGGGGACACCGTCGGCCGGGTGGCCTGGGTCGACGAGACGGTCGACTTCTGATCAGCTCTGGCACGACGCCGCCTCGAATGTTCCGGCATTGCGGTGACGACCGCTCCGCTGGGCTGGCCCTCAGCTGAGCGGGGCAGAGTGCCGCCGAACCAGCTCCTCGGCGAGTTGCCAGATCCGAGTACGGGCTGCCTCCGGGGCGAGGATCTCGATGTGTCACCGAACTGCAGGAGTTGGCGTACCGACTCGAGGTCGGGGTAGCCGACGACGGCGGTGCAGAATCCCTGGTCCGCATCGAACACCTCGCGGATCCGCGTACCCAGGATGCGTTTGGCCAGGTCGAAACGGTTCGTGGGTAGGCGGAAGGTGATGCTCACGCGCCCCTGTCTCTCTGTGTGCTGCTTCAGCGCTGCGGTACCGGATCCGCATCCGGCGTCGGTGACGCAGGGCCGAGGCGAGACCGGAGATATCGATCGCTGAGGCTGGTTCGGCGAACCAGGCAGTGCTGTCCACCAGCACCAGCTCGGCCAGTCGCAGCGGATTCGGGTCCTCGGGGGTGGCGACCTGCCGGGCGGCGATCTTGCGCGTGGCCGACTCCCATACCGCTGACAGGCCCAGGCGCTCGAGCTGCGCCGAGTCCAAACCGGCCACGGAGAGGGCCTCCAGCTCCGGTGGGTCCAGATGGGACGCATTGAGTCGCGCACCCGGCAGCAGGACGATCCCGCCGTTGCGTCCTCGCTCGGCATAGACCGGCACCCCAGCTGCCGAGAGCGCCTCGACGTCGCGCAGCACCGTCCGCCGGGACACTCCCAAGCGCTCGGCGAGCTCGCCGGTGGTGATCCGCTGGCGGGTCTGCAGGAGCAGCAGCAGATGCAGCAGCCTCGAGGCCTTCATGCCGAGCATTCT comes from Naumannella halotolerans and encodes:
- a CDS encoding helix-turn-helix transcriptional regulator — its product is MKASRLLHLLLLLQTRQRITTGELAERLGVSRRTVLRDVEALSAAGVPVYAERGRNGGIVLLPGARLNASHLDPPELEALSVAGLDSAQLERLGLSAVWESATRKIAARQVATPEDPNPLRLAELVLVDSTAWFAEPASAIDISGLASALRHRRRMRIRYRSAEAAHRETGAREHHLPPTHEPFRPGQTHPGYADPRGVRCGPGILHRRRRLPRPRVGTPTPAVR
- a CDS encoding NADPH:quinone oxidoreductase family protein, which codes for MKALQLTELGVPSDALHYVTDAPVPEPGPGQVRVRVAAAPANFPDVLMCQGLYQDKPPLPAVLGIELAGLVDAVGPEVDRWSIGDRVIALPELAHGGFAEYALAPADQLFAAPQGLDAAQAASLTVAYQTAWFALHRRARLQPGEVVLVHAAAGGVGSATVELAKAAGAQVIAVVGGERKAEVARSLGADLVVDRTIDDFVAATKEFTGGRGADVIFDPVGGDTYRRSTKCIAWEGRILIIGFAGGQIQEVALNHVLIKNYSILGLVWGRYRQLAPETIPACHVELSRLAAEGSIHPVIDSRLSLAELPQGLMRLAAGDTVGRVAWVDETVDF